From Staphylococcus sp. M0911, a single genomic window includes:
- a CDS encoding Rrf2 family transcriptional regulator, with the protein MKISKHFEQGIYVLLILATQENQGAVKSQTLSEKLEVSDSSLKKILRKLVVANLITSNASKDGGFQLNQSIEDITLKDVIEAISNGDVIEFEISHLSRRIFFNDQHIKDSEIKVKQQLNDAIQAFNEKLDELSLVELLEDEYFKHKLVDWNDNHRTEQ; encoded by the coding sequence ATGAAAATAAGTAAACATTTTGAACAAGGTATTTATGTGTTACTTATTTTGGCAACTCAAGAAAATCAAGGTGCTGTTAAGAGTCAAACGTTAAGTGAAAAATTGGAAGTGTCAGATTCTTCATTGAAGAAGATTTTGAGAAAATTAGTTGTTGCCAATTTAATCACTTCAAATGCTAGTAAAGATGGTGGATTTCAACTTAATCAATCAATTGAAGATATTACTTTAAAAGATGTTATAGAGGCTATAAGTAATGGAGATGTCATTGAATTTGAAATTTCTCACTTATCAAGAAGGATATTTTTTAATGACCAACATATTAAAGATAGTGAGATAAAAGTGAAACAACAGCTTAATGACGCAATTCAAGCGTTTAACGAAAAATTAGACGAATTATCTCTAGTGGAATTATTAGAAGATGAATATTTTAAACATAAACTTGTAGATTGGAATGATAATCATCGTACAGAACAATAA
- a CDS encoding NAD-dependent epimerase/dehydratase family protein — translation MKAIIIGGNGLVGRELTRQWLKRDQDIEIYVVSRSGNNVISHKNVHNIKGDIQHVEQIKSQLPNQVDYVVDLIGGPQKNEQKLIALNLVPAEVTIQLADDLHAENIGFLGASLGPKAFINIKKDIISKLKETKKNVSVVNPTIIYGDERQDTLGKLIPLFKILGKIIKNMKPVHVTDVSLALLKQLMK, via the coding sequence ATGAAAGCAATTATTATAGGTGGTAATGGATTAGTTGGTAGGGAACTTACAAGACAATGGTTAAAAAGAGATCAAGACATAGAAATATATGTTGTATCTAGAAGTGGAAATAATGTTATTTCTCATAAAAATGTGCATAATATTAAAGGTGATATACAACATGTTGAGCAAATTAAATCACAGTTACCTAATCAAGTAGACTATGTAGTTGATTTGATTGGTGGACCACAAAAAAATGAACAAAAACTAATTGCATTGAACTTAGTACCAGCAGAAGTAACAATACAACTTGCCGATGATTTACATGCGGAGAACATTGGTTTTTTAGGAGCATCATTAGGACCTAAAGCTTTCATTAATATTAAAAAAGATATTATCTCAAAATTAAAAGAAACCAAAAAGAATGTTAGTGTTGTAAATCCTACAATAATTTATGGGGATGAAAGACAGGATACACTTGGTAAATTAATACCGTTATTTAAAATTTTAGGTAAAATAATTAAAAATATGAAACCTGTACATGTGACTGATGTATCACTAGCATTGTTAAAACAACTTATGAAATAG
- a CDS encoding ABC transporter ATP-binding protein/permease, which produces MKKLMQLVYKYKRYPILMLLVCVTLAVAVVVQNVAIAEFLNLMLSKTKQSLSFILTLIIIVLMLRATLNFINQLLGNHLSSHVKHNLRQRMVHIESGRPVGEQMTLITETIDGISPFYQSYLPQVFKSITIPMAIIIAMFWIHLNTALIMLVTAPFIPLFYIIFGLKTRDESKDQMTYLNQFGQRFLNLTQGLITLKLFNRTKRTEKHIYDDSTQFRDLTMKILKSAFLSGLMLEFISLLGIGLVALEAALSLVVFHTIDFKTAAIAIILAPEFYNSIKDLGQAFHTGKQSEGASDVVFEFLDHPTKKKPSDFVYQEGQIPFIRLNNVSFKYNTEMGHGFALESTHLDIYEREHIALVGPSGAGKTTLSKIITRSLIPTEGEVTFKYQHMRMGILSQNPYIFTASIKDNIAMFSDVKDEIIIDVLEKVQLKEKVMSLRNGIHTMIGDGGETFSGGQMRRIELCRLLVMQPDLVVLDEPASGLDIETEQVIQSVLDDYFKETTQLIIAHRDSTIRKATRRLYIQDGYIIKDDQLISVNKEENGDES; this is translated from the coding sequence GTGAAAAAATTAATGCAACTAGTATATAAATATAAAAGATATCCAATTTTAATGCTCTTAGTATGTGTTACGTTAGCTGTAGCTGTTGTCGTACAGAATGTAGCAATAGCAGAATTCTTAAATCTTATGTTATCTAAAACGAAGCAATCGCTTAGTTTTATTCTTACATTGATTATAATCGTGCTTATGTTACGCGCGACCTTAAACTTTATCAATCAATTATTAGGTAATCATCTCTCAAGTCATGTTAAACATAACTTGCGTCAACGTATGGTTCATATAGAATCAGGACGGCCAGTGGGTGAACAGATGACACTCATTACTGAAACCATCGATGGAATTTCTCCATTTTATCAAAGTTATCTACCACAAGTATTTAAATCCATCACGATTCCTATGGCAATTATCATTGCGATGTTTTGGATTCATTTGAATACAGCGCTAATTATGTTGGTAACAGCACCATTCATTCCATTGTTTTATATCATTTTCGGTTTGAAAACACGCGATGAATCTAAGGATCAAATGACTTACTTAAATCAATTTGGACAACGATTCCTTAATCTGACGCAAGGTTTAATTACGTTGAAGTTATTTAATCGTACAAAGCGTACTGAAAAACACATCTATGACGATAGCACTCAATTTAGAGATTTGACGATGAAAATATTAAAAAGCGCATTTTTATCGGGTTTGATGCTAGAGTTTATTAGTTTGTTAGGTATAGGGCTTGTTGCGTTAGAAGCAGCATTAAGTCTTGTTGTATTTCATACGATAGATTTTAAAACAGCGGCTATCGCCATTATTTTAGCGCCAGAATTTTATAATTCGATTAAAGATTTGGGTCAAGCGTTCCATACTGGGAAACAAAGTGAAGGTGCCAGTGATGTGGTATTTGAATTTTTAGATCATCCGACCAAGAAAAAGCCATCTGATTTTGTCTATCAAGAAGGTCAAATACCGTTTATTCGATTAAACAACGTTTCATTTAAATATAATACTGAAATGGGACATGGATTTGCATTGGAATCTACGCATTTAGATATTTACGAACGCGAACATATCGCTTTAGTTGGACCAAGTGGCGCTGGCAAAACGACATTATCTAAAATCATCACACGTTCATTAATACCAACCGAAGGGGAAGTGACATTTAAATATCAACATATGCGTATGGGGATATTAAGTCAGAATCCATATATTTTTACTGCATCAATTAAAGACAATATTGCGATGTTTAGTGATGTTAAGGATGAAATAATCATTGATGTATTAGAAAAAGTACAGTTAAAAGAAAAAGTAATGTCATTACGAAATGGTATCCATACGATGATAGGTGATGGCGGAGAAACATTCTCTGGTGGACAGATGAGAAGGATAGAATTATGTCGCTTGCTTGTTATGCAGCCAGATTTAGTTGTACTTGATGAACCAGCTTCAGGATTAGATATTGAAACGGAACAAGTCATCCAGAGTGTGCTTGATGATTATTTTAAAGAAACAACTCAATTAATTATAGCCCATCGAGACTCAACAATTAGAAAGGCAACCCGTCGATTATATATTCAAGATGGCTACATTATTAAAGATGATCAATTGATTTCAGTGAATAAAGAAGAAAATGGTGACGAATCATGA
- a CDS encoding N-acyl homoserine lactonase family protein produces the protein MIIIVQNNNINQIKVHFIRTGSVLVDETLTGQGDSRNPIAFTGLFRSINYRVEVPVSCYLIEHPKGLVLIDTGMGKETEGKVTPLPGLVRKNKVAIPNVKVGELIDDQIKELGFNVSDIEYVILSHLDGDHAGGLQLLKEAKAMIVSNEEYQKANQKHSLRYNTALWQGTSLRPFHFKATHIGPQNKSFDLFNDGAITLVHTPGHSVGLTSFIIKSLRNDDYILLASDVGYYPGNWRELRLPGILSSKKQEKRSLQWVQNIEKDRHCLGVFANHDPCVTIDELSI, from the coding sequence ATGATAATCATCGTACAGAACAATAATATCAACCAAATTAAAGTACACTTTATCAGAACAGGGTCTGTGTTGGTTGATGAAACGTTAACAGGTCAAGGTGATTCTAGAAATCCTATTGCATTTACAGGCTTATTTCGATCTATTAATTATCGTGTAGAAGTTCCAGTAAGCTGTTATTTAATCGAACACCCTAAAGGACTTGTTCTGATAGATACAGGGATGGGCAAAGAAACTGAAGGTAAAGTAACACCATTACCAGGTTTAGTTAGAAAGAACAAAGTGGCAATACCGAATGTGAAAGTAGGAGAATTGATAGATGACCAAATTAAAGAATTAGGATTTAATGTGTCAGATATTGAATATGTTATCTTAAGCCATTTAGATGGAGATCATGCTGGAGGACTTCAATTATTAAAAGAAGCAAAGGCAATGATAGTTAGTAATGAAGAGTATCAAAAAGCCAATCAAAAGCATTCACTTAGATATAATACAGCTTTATGGCAAGGGACATCTTTGCGACCATTCCATTTCAAGGCAACACATATTGGTCCCCAAAATAAATCATTTGATTTATTTAATGACGGTGCTATTACATTAGTGCATACACCTGGGCATTCAGTAGGATTAACGAGTTTCATAATTAAATCATTGCGAAATGATGATTATATTTTATTAGCTTCAGATGTAGGATATTACCCAGGAAATTGGAGGGAACTTAGATTGCCTGGCATTTTAAGTAGTAAAAAACAAGAAAAGCGTTCACTACAATGGGTACAAAATATTGAAAAAGATAGACACTGTCTAGGTGTTTTTGCTAATCATGATCCGTGTGTAACCATCGATGAATTATCAATATAA
- a CDS encoding GNAT family N-acetyltransferase: protein MVVYIETERLKLRDWEDSDLLPFQKMNANPQVRRYFPSLLSYRRSELDMKKMDQIIKDYGIGLFSVELKETNEWLGFIGLNYIPEDSEYPFKELPLYEIGWRLIPEVWGNGIATEGAEAVLRFAKEKGITKVYSFTAETNLPSRKVMEKIGMTFLDHFEFPNLSKYHPLKRHVRYEIDL from the coding sequence ATGGTTGTTTATATTGAGACGGAGCGTTTAAAGTTACGAGATTGGGAAGACAGTGATTTACTACCATTTCAAAAGATGAATGCCAATCCACAAGTACGAAGATATTTTCCAAGTTTATTAAGTTATCGTCGATCAGAACTTGATATGAAGAAGATGGACCAAATAATAAAAGATTATGGTATCGGTTTATTTTCCGTGGAACTTAAAGAAACGAATGAATGGCTTGGATTTATAGGATTAAATTACATTCCAGAGGATAGTGAGTATCCATTTAAAGAACTACCACTATATGAAATAGGTTGGCGCCTGATACCTGAAGTTTGGGGAAATGGTATTGCGACAGAGGGGGCCGAAGCGGTGCTCCGATTTGCTAAAGAAAAAGGTATAACTAAAGTTTATAGTTTCACCGCTGAAACAAATTTACCCTCAAGAAAAGTAATGGAAAAAATTGGGATGACGTTCCTAGATCATTTTGAATTTCCTAATCTAAGTAAATATCATCCTTTAAAAAGACATGTGAGATATGAGATTGATTTATAA
- a CDS encoding YaiI/YqxD family protein codes for MTHIIIDGDACPVVNSVIELTQETGIFVTIIRSFSHFSTQIDPEHVRTVYVDDGPESVDYKIVQLASSKDIVITQDYGLASLLLNKVRFVMHHKGFLFNDDNIQQLLDQRYINAQIRKQGGRHKGPPPFTKQDRQHFEHQFKLLIQTC; via the coding sequence ATGACACATATTATTATTGACGGAGATGCTTGTCCTGTTGTTAATTCAGTCATAGAATTAACGCAAGAGACAGGCATTTTTGTTACAATTATACGTAGTTTTAGTCACTTCTCAACACAAATCGATCCTGAACATGTTCGAACTGTGTATGTCGATGATGGACCCGAATCTGTCGATTATAAAATTGTACAACTTGCTTCTTCAAAAGATATTGTGATTACTCAAGATTATGGATTAGCAAGTTTATTACTAAATAAAGTTAGATTTGTGATGCATCATAAAGGATTCTTGTTTAATGATGATAATATCCAACAATTATTGGATCAACGTTATATCAATGCTCAAATACGAAAGCAAGGTGGAAGACATAAAGGTCCTCCCCCTTTTACTAAGCAAGATAGACAACATTTCGAACATCAATTTAAATTACTAATACAAACTTGTTAA
- a CDS encoding GNAT family N-acetyltransferase, which translates to MRKLTLSNQAIINEVATIHEHLLENQEFNYKVTQTSIALRYEMINARLRHTNDTILLLENNQELKGFVWGHYELQTKTVIIELLYVYPHFRRQGLAKQLKMAIEQWAKDIGAESIQSTIHIKNKAMLNLNHQLGYDDSHIRMRKDLM; encoded by the coding sequence ATGAGAAAGTTAACATTAAGTAATCAAGCAATTATTAATGAAGTAGCAACCATACATGAACATTTATTGGAAAATCAAGAATTCAATTACAAAGTTACTCAGACATCTATCGCATTACGATATGAAATGATTAATGCAAGATTGCGTCATACAAATGATACTATCTTACTTCTTGAGAATAATCAGGAGTTAAAAGGCTTTGTATGGGGTCACTATGAGTTACAAACTAAAACTGTAATCATTGAATTATTATATGTATACCCACATTTTCGTCGTCAAGGACTCGCCAAACAGCTTAAAATGGCAATAGAACAATGGGCCAAAGACATAGGCGCAGAGTCGATTCAGAGTACAATCCATATTAAAAATAAAGCGATGCTTAATTTGAATCATCAATTAGGTTATGATGATAGTCATATTAGGATGCGAAAAGATTTAATGTAG
- a CDS encoding DUF456 domain-containing protein has translation MTVILWCLIILMFILAFIGLVKPVIPSVLVMWIGFLIYQFGFQDGKLSWIFYISMIVLTLLIFLADFLMNKYFVGKYGGSKFGEYGAILGVIIGCFVLPPFGIVVIPFILVLVIELIQGYDFKQAIKVGCASIVAFLASTIAQAIIMIIMVIWFMLDIFLLN, from the coding sequence ATGACAGTGATATTATGGTGCTTAATTATATTGATGTTCATATTAGCATTTATAGGATTAGTTAAACCTGTGATTCCTTCCGTTTTAGTGATGTGGATAGGATTTCTAATTTATCAATTTGGATTTCAAGATGGGAAATTATCTTGGATATTTTATATATCAATGATTGTTTTAACATTATTAATCTTTTTAGCTGATTTTCTTATGAATAAATATTTTGTAGGAAAATATGGTGGCTCTAAATTCGGAGAGTATGGTGCGATTCTAGGTGTGATTATAGGGTGTTTTGTATTACCTCCATTTGGAATTGTCGTTATACCTTTCATACTTGTTCTAGTAATCGAATTAATACAAGGTTATGATTTTAAACAAGCCATTAAAGTGGGTTGTGCTTCTATTGTTGCATTTTTAGCAAGCACGATTGCACAAGCTATCATTATGATTATTATGGTTATTTGGTTTATGCTAGACATCTTTTTACTTAATTAG
- a CDS encoding sugar efflux transporter: protein MLMFKELLYIKNYKLFVVNMLLLGMGIAVTVPYLVLFATKDLGMTTKQYGLLLALAAISQFTVNSIIARFSDTHNINRKFLIITALFMGAISFSIYFFVKDILLFIILYALFQGLFAPAMPQLYASARESINVSSSRENAKFANTVLRSMFSLGFLFRPFIGSQLIELNGYSGLFGGTVSIILFTLLLQVFFYKNLNVKQPISQQQHVEKVAPNMFKDKTLLIPFLAFILLHIGQWMYTMNMPLFVTDYLHEKEGHVGYLASLCAGLEVPFMVILGILSRKLPTRTLLIYGGIFGGAFYFSISLFKNFYMMLLGQLFLAFFLAILLGIGISYFQDILPDFPGYASTLFANAMVIGQLCGNLLGGMMSGWVGLENVFYVSACSLFLGIVLIFLTKDQKITKLDVE from the coding sequence ATTCTTATGTTTAAAGAATTGTTATATATCAAAAACTACAAGTTATTTGTTGTGAATATGTTGCTATTAGGTATGGGTATTGCAGTAACGGTACCCTACCTTGTTTTATTTGCAACGAAAGATTTAGGCATGACGACGAAACAATATGGCCTATTATTAGCTTTAGCAGCTATCAGTCAATTCACAGTTAATTCGATTATTGCTAGATTCTCTGACACACATAATATTAATAGAAAGTTCTTAATTATAACGGCATTGTTTATGGGTGCGATTAGTTTTTCTATTTACTTTTTTGTGAAAGACATTCTATTATTTATTATTCTTTACGCACTTTTTCAAGGTTTGTTTGCACCTGCAATGCCTCAACTTTATGCATCCGCTAGGGAATCAATTAATGTTTCAAGTTCACGTGAAAACGCCAAATTTGCTAATACAGTACTAAGATCAATGTTCTCGCTAGGATTTTTATTTAGGCCATTTATCGGTTCGCAATTGATTGAACTGAATGGTTATTCGGGATTATTTGGTGGTACGGTTTCTATTATTTTATTTACACTGTTATTGCAAGTCTTCTTCTATAAAAATTTAAATGTTAAGCAACCCATTTCCCAACAACAACACGTTGAAAAGGTAGCGCCAAATATGTTTAAAGATAAGACATTACTCATACCGTTTTTAGCGTTTATTTTATTACATATTGGACAATGGATGTACACAATGAATATGCCATTATTTGTTACAGATTACCTTCATGAAAAGGAAGGGCATGTGGGCTATTTGGCAAGTTTATGTGCTGGATTAGAAGTACCATTTATGGTGATTTTAGGTATCTTATCTAGGAAATTACCAACACGAACATTACTTATATACGGCGGTATATTTGGAGGAGCATTTTACTTTAGTATTAGCTTATTTAAAAATTTTTATATGATGTTACTTGGTCAATTATTTTTAGCGTTTTTCTTAGCCATACTATTAGGTATAGGTATTAGTTATTTTCAAGATATACTACCTGATTTCCCAGGTTATGCATCAACATTATTTGCTAATGCAATGGTGATTGGTCAACTATGTGGTAATTTATTAGGTGGTATGATGAGTGGATGGGTTGGTTTGGAAAATGTATTCTATGTTTCAGCGTGCTCACTATTCTTAGGAATTGTATTAATTTTCTTAACCAAAGATCAAAAAATTACAAAATTAGATGTGGAGTAG
- a CDS encoding undecaprenyl-diphosphate phosphatase gives MLLLELIKGLILGIVEGLTEFAPVSSTGHMILVDDMWLKSTKFLGEQSAFTFKVVIQLGSVFAAAWVFRERFFELLHIGKHKPEQHATAGRRSKPQRLNLLHVLVGMIPAGILGFLFDDVIEKYLFSVPTVMIGLFLGAIYMIIADKYSEKVTNPQTVDQINYFQAFVIGISQAIAMWPGFSRSGSTISTGVLMKMNHKAASDFTFIMSVPIMLAASGLSLLKHYEYIHLAHIPFYLLGFLAAFIVGLIAIKTFLHLINKVKLVPFAIYRIILVVIIAILYFGFGIGKGI, from the coding sequence ATGTTATTACTTGAATTGATCAAGGGTCTTATTTTAGGTATTGTGGAAGGCCTTACCGAATTTGCACCTGTTTCTTCTACAGGTCATATGATTCTTGTCGACGATATGTGGTTGAAATCCACAAAGTTCTTAGGTGAACAATCTGCATTTACTTTTAAAGTCGTGATTCAGTTAGGTTCAGTTTTCGCAGCAGCATGGGTGTTTAGAGAACGTTTCTTTGAATTATTACATATCGGTAAACATAAACCTGAACAACATGCTACAGCAGGACGCCGTTCTAAACCTCAACGTCTAAACTTATTACATGTATTAGTTGGTATGATTCCTGCAGGTATTTTAGGTTTCTTATTTGACGATGTCATAGAAAAATATTTATTCAGTGTTCCAACAGTTATGATTGGCCTTTTCCTAGGTGCTATTTATATGATTATCGCTGATAAATATTCTGAAAAAGTTACCAATCCTCAAACAGTGGATCAAATTAACTATTTCCAAGCATTTGTAATCGGTATTTCGCAAGCCATTGCAATGTGGCCAGGTTTTAGTCGTTCTGGGTCAACCATTTCCACAGGTGTTTTAATGAAAATGAATCACAAAGCAGCATCTGATTTTACATTTATTATGTCTGTTCCTATTATGCTTGCAGCAAGTGGTTTATCATTGTTAAAGCATTATGAATATATTCACTTAGCACATATACCATTCTATTTATTAGGATTCTTAGCAGCATTTATCGTAGGACTCATTGCTATCAAGACTTTCTTACACTTAATTAATAAAGTGAAATTAGTACCATTCGCCATTTATCGAATCATCTTAGTAGTTATTATTGCAATCCTATACTTTGGTTTCGGTATTGGTAAAGGAATTTAA
- a CDS encoding DUF1129 family protein: protein MKSTAQLAKENNVKSLRLNNTDREIFENYMTYIRSDLSVNPHDSEVMLNRILKHLISAEDKGMLAMEFFNHNPKMHAKKQLKELPNETVKNIFKYIYQHFVLLIGIFCFLKGFIGFFIGGDSNYLYLYTFPITVIIGLFIIFLFIWMIFKTIQLQCFNNSNWVWLLTYAVIALLIVALFYVFFIPQSFLAFGPYINVSNWSFIIISIIITPISFYIDHHYFNKDANTIM from the coding sequence ATGAAGTCTACTGCTCAATTAGCTAAAGAAAATAATGTAAAATCATTACGTTTAAATAATACAGATAGAGAAATATTTGAAAACTATATGACCTATATTCGGTCTGATTTAAGTGTGAATCCTCATGATTCAGAAGTTATGTTGAATCGTATATTAAAACATTTAATTAGCGCTGAAGATAAAGGTATGTTGGCTATGGAATTCTTTAACCACAATCCTAAAATGCACGCTAAAAAACAATTAAAAGAGCTCCCAAATGAAACAGTAAAGAATATATTTAAATATATCTATCAGCATTTTGTATTATTAATAGGCATCTTTTGTTTTTTAAAAGGATTTATCGGATTCTTTATTGGTGGAGATAGTAACTATCTTTACCTATACACATTTCCAATCACTGTCATTATTGGCTTATTTATTATCTTCTTGTTTATTTGGATGATATTTAAAACGATTCAGTTGCAGTGCTTTAATAATTCAAATTGGGTCTGGCTCTTAACCTATGCAGTGATTGCACTGTTAATCGTTGCGTTGTTTTACGTCTTTTTCATACCACAATCTTTTCTAGCATTCGGTCCTTATATTAATGTAAGTAATTGGTCATTTATAATAATTTCTATCATTATTACTCCGATTTCATTTTATATTGATCATCATTATTTCAATAAAGATGCAAATACAATTATGTGA
- a CDS encoding TIGR00730 family Rossman fold protein — MKKIAVYCGASKGNDDIYVKEAYELGKYMAEKGYELVFGAGSVGIMGAIQDGVLDHGGKAIGVMPKMLDEREITSQKVSELILVDSMHERKNKMTELADAFVMAPGGAGSLEEFFEMYSWAQIGIHQKPIGVYNINGFFEPLQSLIDHMIAEGFIDEKYRELAPLFDTKEALLEGLLNYQPLGVRTYD; from the coding sequence ATGAAGAAAATTGCAGTTTATTGTGGTGCGAGTAAAGGTAACGATGATATATACGTTAAAGAAGCCTATGAATTAGGAAAATATATGGCTGAAAAAGGCTATGAATTGGTCTTTGGTGCTGGCTCTGTAGGCATTATGGGAGCAATTCAGGATGGTGTATTAGACCATGGTGGTAAAGCTATTGGTGTTATGCCAAAAATGCTTGATGAAAGAGAAATAACAAGTCAAAAAGTCAGTGAACTCATACTTGTAGATTCGATGCATGAACGTAAAAATAAAATGACAGAACTTGCAGATGCATTTGTTATGGCGCCTGGTGGTGCCGGTTCATTAGAAGAATTCTTTGAAATGTATAGTTGGGCACAAATCGGTATTCATCAAAAACCAATTGGCGTTTATAACATTAATGGTTTCTTCGAACCGTTACAATCCCTTATCGATCATATGATTGCAGAAGGTTTTATTGATGAAAAATATCGTGAATTAGCACCGCTATTTGATACTAAAGAAGCTTTGCTAGAAGGTTTACTTAACTATCAACCTTTAGGCGTTCGTACATATGATTAA